The sequence below is a genomic window from Xylanivirga thermophila.
AGAATGCTTCCTTGTTTTATTTTGCCTGGAGGTGATGGTATAAGCTTCATAAGAGAATTTACCGTTACACTCTTACCAGAGCCTGATTCACCAACAATGGCCAATGTTTCACCTTTATCAACATAAAAATCTACTCCACGTACTGCCTGTACCTCCCCTGCGTAGGTATAAAAAGAAACATGAAGATCGTTTACTTCTAATAAATGTTCTGACATATACACACCACCTAACTCCGTAACTTTGGATCAAGGGCATCCCTTAACCCATCGCCTAGTATATTAAATGAAAGCATGGTCAAGCATATCATTATAGCAGGGAATGCAAGCATCCACGGACGCTCCACTACTTGTCTGATGCCATCACTAGCCAAACTACCCCAACTTGCATTGGGAAGTTTTATACCCAAACCAATATAGCTCAAAAAGGCCTCACTGAATATCGCTCCAGGGATATCCATGGTCATCTGCACTATCATAACTCCCAAAATATTTGGAAATAGATGCTTGGTTATTATCCTCCAAGGACTTGCACCTAATGCCTGGGCAGCTAATACAAATTCCTGATTTTTAAGCTGTAGTATCTGACCCCTCACCAGTCTTGCCGTACCCACCCAGCCAGTTATTGACATGGCCAAAATAAGGGTAAATTCACCTGGTTCTAATACTATCATCAAGAGAATAACTATTATCATATAGGGAATAGCATACAGTATATCAACTATACGCATCATTATATTATCAACCTTACCTCCAAAGTAACCTGATATACCACCATATATCATACCCACCACTATATCGATCAACGCGGCAAAAAAGCCTATACGAAGGGATACTCTAGCTCCCATCCAAACTCTAACAAACAGATCTCGACCAAGATCATCTGTTCCAAACCAGTGCTCTGAACTAGGAGGGCTGAACACAGCAGCATAATCCTGATCTGAAAACTTGTAAGGTAGCATATGGGGACCTATAATAGCCATCAATATCATGGCAGCCAATACACATAAAGAAAACATTGCTGCCTTGTTGGATTTTAATCTTCTCCATGCATCTTGCCAGTATGTCATACTAGGCCTTAATATTTTTTCACTGTGGGCTATATCCATATCTACTGGTTTAAATTTTTCTAGTTCTATCGCCACTTGATGTTCACTCCTTCTTTTTGGCAAGTGTTATTCTTGGGTCTATAACGCCATATAAAATATCAACTATAAGATTCATAGTAATTAATATAATTGCATAAAACAAAGTAAGTCCCATTATGAGTGTATAATCACTTTGGTTAACACTATTTACAAAGTGCACACCCAATCCCGGAATACCGAATATATTCTCCACTACAAAAGTACCTGTCGTTATTCCTGCAACCAATGGACCTAGTATAGTAACAACAGGTAAAATGGCATTTCTTATTGTATGTCTCCATACTACAGCTCTATTAGACAGTCCTTTGGCCTTTGCAGTTTTTATATAGTCCTGACTTAATACATCTAACATACTAGTACGCATCATGCGTGCCATCAGAGCCAAAGTACCAAGTCCCAATGAAAATGAAGGTAATATGGTCTGTTTAAATTCACCCCATCCCGCTACTGGCAATATCCTCCATTTAACACTAAATATATACTGTATTATACCGCCTATTATAAAGCTAGGCACTGAAACACCAATAACTGCTATTACCATAGCAACATTATCCCAAGCCTTTCCCCTGTGTGTAGAGGCTACAATACCCAGAAGCAATCCTGCTATCACAGCAAATATAAGTGCACGTAGACCTAAAGATGCTGAAACAGGAAAATTATCCTTTATTATCCCCTTTACACTTCTATTAGGTTGAAGCATGGACATGCCCAAGTCACCCTTCAATACATTTTTCATATACTTGACATATCGCACATATACCGGCTGATCCAATCCATATTTCTTATTCAAGTTTTCCTGAATAGCCTTTGGTATAGGTTTTGTGCCGATAAAAGGCTTGCCGGGGAGCCTGTTTGCAAGTATAAAGGTAAGGGTTGAAATAACAAATAAAGTAATTATTGCATATAATATACGCTTTAGAATGTACCGTTTCAAGCCTTGACACCTCCTAGATTTTTATGATATTTTATCAATATTTTTACATAGCAGTTATAATACGCATAGAAGGTATATACAACATGTTGCATATACCTTCTACGTATATAATTACTATGCGTATAGTTACAATTTATAATTTTAACTCTTTCTTCACTATTTGTCCAGTCCAAGTTCCTTTATTCCTTCAATAAGAAGTTTCTTAGCTTCTTCTATCTGGGCATCCTGAAATAAATCGCCTACTTCATCACGGAAAAATCCGGATTTTCCTGGCATAACAGGGGGTACATATCCTAATGCCACCTTAGAATCATTACGCAGGATATTCTTCACGTAATTTTCCCTCTCAAGGGCATATGTCAAAGCCTTACGTATCTTTGCATTCTTTAGTACTTCATTATTAGTATTAAACTGTAGATACCATGAAGAACCATCTGAAAAGTTATAAATTTCATGCCCTTCACTCTTAACGCTTTCCCTCTGGTCTCCCCTTACACCTGTTATATCCAATTCACCAGTTTTAAACATATTAAGTGAAGTATTACTATCCTTTATCATTACATAATTTACAGTATCAATATTTATTGCATCCTTATTCCAGTAATTAGGGTTCTTCTTTAAAACAATCTTTGATTCATGATTCCATTCATCTATTACCCATGGACCGTTATATATAAGATTTTTAGCTTCTGCTGCATATTTGCCACCCTGTTCCTTGAAGAACTTCTCATTGCAGGGCATATAGGTATTAAATGCAGTCAATGTATCAAAGTATGGTGTAGGTAATTCAAGCTCTACTTCCAAAGTCTTGTCATCAACAGCTTTTACCCCTACTTCATCAGCAGTAGCTCCACCATTTGTATTATAGGATTCGGCATTCTTTATAGGATAAAGGATGTATGAGTATGGGGATGCCGTTTCAGGATCAAGTGCCCTTTTCCATGCATATTCAAAGTCATGGGCAGTTACAGGATCACCATTGCTCCATTTTGCATCATCCCTTATATTGAACGTCCATTTCATACCATCATCGGATACCTTCCAATCCTTAGCCATGCCTGGAGTAGGCTTATTATCCTTATCCATACGTATCAATCCCTCAAATACAGCATTCTGTATCTGGAAAGATGTGGCATCCTGAGAAAGTTGGGGATCTAACTGAGGTGGCTCTGAACTAAGATTTAAATTTATATCTTTTCTACCTTCTACCTCAGCCCAGTAAAGATCGAGATTGGCACCTATAAAACGTCTTACTTCATTCTTTACAGCAGGATTTTTGATATAATCCATATATCTAAAATATATAGGACCTATGGGCATATCTTCCATAAGTATTTTTTCTGCTTCGACCATTAAATCCATACGTTCATCATTGTCAGCACTATGTTTTGCCTTATCTATAAGCTCATCATATTTAGGATTGCTGTAAGCTGTCTGGTTCTGAGGTCCGTCAGTTACCCAAAGATCCATAAAAGTCATAGGGTCATTATAGTCTGGTCCCCAACCAGCAAGACATATCTCATAATCCATATCATTCATACGTTGTATACGATTCTGGAATGTCGTAGATTCTATCTCTACTTTTACTCCAAGATTCTTTTCCCACATCTGCTGATAAACCTGTGTATCACGCTTAGCCACATCACTATCATCAGTCAATATCTTTAATGTAGGCAATTTTGCTACTAACTCATCGTAATTTTCCTCAGTTTTTTCTGAGGAGTTATTATCCTCTGTTTTATTGTTTTGATCCTTTTGAGTATCATCTTGCTTGCCACAGCCAACCAATGCCAAACTCATGCACATGGTTAAAACCAACAGCAACGCCATGATTTTTGCACTTCGCTTCAAAATTTCTCTCCTCCTTGAAAATAATATATTGTTTCTATAATTTATTTTATTATGAAAGTTAGCAGATAATACGTTATTTTGCATATTACAAAAAGCTGTCTTTCATAATTATTGTTTATTATACCATGATATTTTATATTCTTCAAACTTTTTTAATCAATTTTTTTGTTTGTTTTCCAAGTCAAATATATTGTACACAAGTCTCAATATATAGAACGTCATTTTGCATAAACTTTCATCAAAATGAAATAATTTTTTCTATTAGTTTCATAATTAATTTCAGAAAAAAAAGTCCAGGTATTTATACCCAGACTTTTCTATATATACTATATTCGAAATACAGCTTCTTTACGTCCTACCACTATATTATTATCATTTTTTATATCAGTAGGAAAGACATTATAAAGTCTA
It includes:
- a CDS encoding ABC transporter substrate-binding protein; the protein is MKRSAKIMALLLVLTMCMSLALVGCGKQDDTQKDQNNKTEDNNSSEKTEENYDELVAKLPTLKILTDDSDVAKRDTQVYQQMWEKNLGVKVEIESTTFQNRIQRMNDMDYEICLAGWGPDYNDPMTFMDLWVTDGPQNQTAYSNPKYDELIDKAKHSADNDERMDLMVEAEKILMEDMPIGPIYFRYMDYIKNPAVKNEVRRFIGANLDLYWAEVEGRKDINLNLSSEPPQLDPQLSQDATSFQIQNAVFEGLIRMDKDNKPTPGMAKDWKVSDDGMKWTFNIRDDAKWSNGDPVTAHDFEYAWKRALDPETASPYSYILYPIKNAESYNTNGGATADEVGVKAVDDKTLEVELELPTPYFDTLTAFNTYMPCNEKFFKEQGGKYAAEAKNLIYNGPWVIDEWNHESKIVLKKNPNYWNKDAINIDTVNYVMIKDSNTSLNMFKTGELDITGVRGDQRESVKSEGHEIYNFSDGSSWYLQFNTNNEVLKNAKIRKALTYALERENYVKNILRNDSKVALGYVPPVMPGKSGFFRDEVGDLFQDAQIEEAKKLLIEGIKELGLDK
- a CDS encoding ABC transporter permease, whose product is MKRYILKRILYAIITLFVISTLTFILANRLPGKPFIGTKPIPKAIQENLNKKYGLDQPVYVRYVKYMKNVLKGDLGMSMLQPNRSVKGIIKDNFPVSASLGLRALIFAVIAGLLLGIVASTHRGKAWDNVAMVIAVIGVSVPSFIIGGIIQYIFSVKWRILPVAGWGEFKQTILPSFSLGLGTLALMARMMRTSMLDVLSQDYIKTAKAKGLSNRAVVWRHTIRNAILPVVTILGPLVAGITTGTFVVENIFGIPGLGVHFVNSVNQSDYTLIMGLTLFYAIILITMNLIVDILYGVIDPRITLAKKKE
- a CDS encoding ABC transporter permease, which produces MDIAHSEKILRPSMTYWQDAWRRLKSNKAAMFSLCVLAAMILMAIIGPHMLPYKFSDQDYAAVFSPPSSEHWFGTDDLGRDLFVRVWMGARVSLRIGFFAALIDIVVGMIYGGISGYFGGKVDNIMMRIVDILYAIPYMIIVILLMIVLEPGEFTLILAMSITGWVGTARLVRGQILQLKNQEFVLAAQALGASPWRIITKHLFPNILGVMIVQMTMDIPGAIFSEAFLSYIGLGIKLPNASWGSLASDGIRQVVERPWMLAFPAIMICLTMLSFNILGDGLRDALDPKLRS